A single Drechmeria coniospora strain ARSEF 6962 chromosome 03, whole genome shotgun sequence DNA region contains:
- a CDS encoding tafazzin, producing MGSRRPRYMLQEPVRPRRPLMSNPRSANRPLSFLSTFFSLGQVLPTHRLWYSPSGGLYQPTMARAIQLLSGPRTTSGPLADAAGSSSFPSPVARAGNHHAWVHVFPEACCHQGVDGSLRYFKWGISRLILETDPAPQFIPMFIHGTQDIVPEERGWPRFLPRVGKRVRVVVGEPASVAHLFGHHRAAWKRLTDRYDEEQLRTHPEAVQLRIDVAKSVRDEVQKLRQSLGFPREEDETAAMAETWSKEPNKRRFKSPVDGSLINRI from the coding sequence ATGGGGTCTCGGCGCCCACGATATATGCTTCAAGAACCGGTCCGTCCGCGTCGCCCACTCATGTCAAACCCTCGTTCAGCTAACCGCCCCTTAAGCTTCTTGTCCACGTTCTTCAGCCTAGGTCAAGTCCTACCCACACACCGCTTGTGGTACTCGCCATCGGGCGGCCTGTACCAGCCTACCATGGCGCGAGCGATACAACTCCTCTCTGGTCCTCGGACGACATCCGGGCCACTTGCGGACGCCGCCGGATCAAGCTCGTTTCCATCGCCGGTGGCACGTGCCGGGAATCACCACGCCTGGGTCCACGTCTTTCCCGAGGCTTGTTGTCACCAGGGTGTCGACGGGAGCTTGCGGTACTTCAAATGGGGCATCTCGCGACTCATTCTTGAAACCGACCCGGCCCCTCAATTCATCCCCATGTTTATTCACGGTACCCAGGACATTGTGCCCGAGGAACGGGGCTGGCCACGGTTCCTTCCTCGAGTGGGAAAACGGGTGAGGGTCGTGGTTGGAGAGCCCGCATCTGTTGCCCATCTGTTCGGCCATCATCGCGCCGCCTGGAAACGCCTGACCGACCGCTATGACGAAGAGCAGCTGAGGACGCACCCCGAGGCGGTGCAGTTACGGATCGACGTTGCAAAATCCGTCCGAGACGAGGTTCAGAAGTTGAGGCAAAGCCTCGGCTTTCCCCGAGAAGAGGATgagacggcggccatggcggaaACCTGGTCCAAGGAGCCGAATAAACGTAGGTTCAAGAGCCCGGTAGATGGCAGTCTAATCAATAGGATCTAG
- a CDS encoding SAGA-associated factor 73: protein MAPELEQTIKVASRKDIKSGTIKLKRPPPRYSKPGNWRDGSVVEDDKKKNGSSPSTSADASPGPVVNQLDDTARETFATGRPLEDSPDLQQCKHCKKSILKTAAKAHISQCLKLKKEKAQRKKEAREARERAKEAAREEQARRADEDNGDGKDDDTDTDDKKGSVGNKKTTGKKAEDDKKIKKRKAEGEPEKGPKAKKKKDEPKAKVTKPKGPVDVERQCGVILPNGQPCARSLTCKSHSMGAKRAVAGRSLPYDMLLAAYQKKNQAKQQKAALDANAPVEDEDDANNGPVDSDEETGAVMGALSQWNPQPLIPQPVFSPIKRQYQLARLHEQLQMATNGGRANIFQVVGYGAQRLPDGHPGLTGGEDAPGEDVGNLTFPGTARSASFGINPAPQRTLSVTSHG from the exons ATGGCGCCGGAGTTGGAGCAGACGATCAAGGTCGCATCCAGGAAAGACATCAAATCTGGCACCATTAAACTGAAAAGACCCCCACCAAGGTACAGCAAACCTGGAAACTGGAGGGATGGGAGTGTTGTGGAAG ATGACAAGAAGAAAAACGGCAGTTCTCCCTCGACCTCAGCCGATGCATCCCCGGGTCCTGTAGTGAACCAGCTAGATGACACGGCGCGCGAAACTTTTGCGACAGGACGGCCGCTGGAGGACAGTCCTGATTTACAAcagtgcaagcactgcaagAAGAGCATACTCAAGaccgcggccaaggcgcatATTTCGCAATGCTTGAAGTTGAAAAAGGAAAAGGCACAGAGGAAGAAAGAGGCGCGAGAGGCACGGGAGCGGGCCAAGGAGGCTGCCAGAGAGGAGCAAGCACGGAGGGCAGACGAGGACAACGGCGACGGGAAAGATGATGACACCGACACCGATGATAAGAAGGGAAGTGTTGGGAATAAGAAGACGACTGGAAAGAAGGCGGAAGATGACAAGAAGATTAAGAAACGAAAAGCTGAGGGTGAGCCGGAAAAGGGGCccaaggcgaagaagaagaaggatgagcccaaggccaaggtcaCGAAGCCAAAGG GGcctgtcgacgtcgagcggcAGTGCGGCGTTATTTTGCCCAACGGTCAACCGTGTGCCAGATCATTGACTTGCAAGAGCCACTCCATGGGAGCCAAGCGTGCTGTCGCTGGCCGATCGCTTCCCTACGACATGCTCCTGGCGGCGTATCAGAAGAAAAACCAAGCAAAGCAGCAGA AGGCTGCCCTGGATGCGAACGCTCCGGtggaggacgaagacgatgccAACAATGGGCCTGTCGACTCGGATGAAGAAACCGGTGCGGTAATGGGTGCGCTGAGCCAATGGAACCCGCAACCGCTCATCCCACAGCCTGTATTCTCGCCCATCAAGCGCCAGTATCAGTTGGCCCGACTGCACGAACAGTTGCAAATGGCCACCAATGGTGGCCGCGCCAATATTTTCCAAGTCGTCGGCTATGGAGCCCAGAGACTTCCGGATGGCCATCCGGGCTTAACAGGGGGCGAAGACGCGCCGGGAGAAGATGTCGGAAATTTGACTTTCCCTGGGACTGCGCGATCGGCAAGTTTCGGCATCAACCCTGCGCCGCAACGGACCCTTTCCGTGACGAGCCATGGATAA
- a CDS encoding NEDD8-activating enzyme E1 regulatory subunit translates to MTGVVAQAEPDVDLLHNPSDKERKYDRQLRLWANSGQAALESANILLVNSGSGTVGVEALKNLVLPGIGRFTIADAAIVCDADLGVNFFLDESCCGKSRAECCTQLLRELNPEVVGDWYPRTKEQAESRGPLHLQQLLESSDAFTVILYTLPLAADQIALLQSYAREHGTPLVSVHSVGFYSFFNVSFAGTVPVVETHPDETASTDLRLLSPWPKLSAFSHNLTKNMEKLDNHEHGHLPLVAILLHYLALWKQAHGGAYPSSYADKIAFRKSVSDAMRRDNPEGGEENFEQAIAAVMQHVTPPSLPNSLRQVFNYRHGDENLRSNFWVISQAVQQFYHEHQQLPLPGGLPDMKAQSNVYVDLQTIYKEKARQDACEVLAVARTIPGGGQIGLEEVEIFCKNAKFLKLVNPVEIRDPCLEHIVEKELEKDEMAASGGPDMPRSLVPLYLALVATSHGSAASASDIVSSIVRRAPVLLGNERVAEVAAEVSRAAGGELHTISAFTGGMVAQEMIKIITKQYIPIDNTYIDETLQSTL, encoded by the exons ATGACCGGGGTCGTGGCCCAGGCAGAGCCTGACGTAGACCTACTGCACAACCCTTCCGACAAGGAGCGCAAGTATGACCGCCAGCTGAGGCTCTGGGCCAATTCTGGGCAAGCCGCTCTCGAGTCCGCCAATATTCTCCTCGTCAACTCTGGGTCCGGCACGGTAGGCGTCGAGGCACTCAAGAACCTTGTCCTTCCTG GCATCGGACGGTTCACCATCGCAGATGCGGCAATCGTATGTGATGCCGACCTCGGTGTCAacttcttcctcgacgaaTCCTGCTGCGGCAAGTCGCGGGCCGAATGCTGCACCCAACTTTTACGGGAGCTAAACCCGGAAGTGGTGGGCGACTGGTATCCAAGAACCAAG GAACAAGCTGAGTCTCGTGGTCCATTGCATCTCCAGCAGCTGCTCGAGTCGTCAGATGCCTTCACAGTCATCCTCTACACACTCCCCTTGGCCGCGGACCAGATCGCCCTCCTTCAATCATACGCACGCGAGCATGGCACGCCCCTGGTGTCTGTCCACTCCGTCGGCTTTTACTCATTCTTCAACGTGTCCTTCGCCGGCACTGTTCCCGTCGTGGAGACGCATccggacgagacggcgagcacggATCTCCGGCTTCTCAGCCCATGGCCGAAGCTTTCTGCATTTTCACACAACTTGACGAAAAACATGGAAAAGCTTGACAATCATGAGCATGGCCACTTGCCTCTTGTTGCCATCCTGCTGCACTATCTTGCTCTGTGGAAGCAGGCCCATGGTGGAGCATATCCGTCGAGCTACGCAGACAAGATTGCGTTCCGTAAGTCGGTCTCGGACGCCATGCGGAGGGACAACCCTGAAGGTGGAGAGGAAAACTTTGAGCAGGCCATCGCTGCTGTCATGCAACATGTTACTCCGCCATCCCTGCCAAACTCCTTGCGCCAGGTGTTCAACTACCGCCATGGGGACGAG AACCTTAGGTCCAACTTCTGGGTGATTTCCCAAGCAGTTCAGCAATTCTACCATGAGCACCAACAACTTCCTTTGCCGGGTGGTCTGCCGGACATGAAAGCCCAATCAAACGTTTATGTCGACCTCCAGACCATATACAAGGAAAAGGCTCGACAAGACGCCTGTGAGGTCTTGGCTGTGGCTCGGACCATACCTGGGGGGGGTCAAATCGGGCTTGAAGAGGTCGAGATATTTTGCAAAAACGCCAAGTTTCTCAAATTGGTCAACCCGGTGGAGATCCGGGACCCATGCCTCGAGCATATTGTCG AGAAAGAGCTCGAGAAGGACGAAATGGCAGCCAGCGGCGGCCCAGACATGCCAAGATCACTGGTCCCTCTCTATCTTGCCCTCGTCGCAACTTCACATggctcggcagcctcggcatcggACATTGTTTCCTCCATTGTTCGACGTGCTCCAGTCCTGCTGGGCAACGAGAGGGTGGCAGAGGTGGCCGCTGAGGTGTCAAGGGCCGCTGGCGGGGAGCTCCACACCATTTCGGCCTTCACCGGGGGCATGGTGGCTCAGGAAATGATCAAGATTATCACGAAACAGTACATCCCTATTGACAATAC gtacat AGATGAAACATTGCAGAGTACTCTGTAA
- a CDS encoding cyclin-dependent kinase G-1 encodes MYSVYIETIQSVLGKSNAYIAWLDFAFVSSKLGTLAFSLVGLAPFIPWNFLVALLAPLLLRRSIQFIEELIAIASPRIPEAFPQTAIEPSAKSVTCSSVLNYQGRSTFSSVVMAGNGQSRWADTEEDVELKARLRREKEEKRRNKALKGHQLRRDDSRAAHVALPCSSSSDAQCEEGNAGRDAKRRKIPPQPQPAEGRDRDGQENSSVGKKQNPAANMLRFEAGSWSTSRKVELYEKLNDIEEGTYGWVARATSKATGKIVALKRLKTEPHDSAGLPVTGLREIQILKDCHHPNVVGLEEVVVGANSSALDSSIYLVLEFVEHDLKGILEDMPEPFLASEIKRLLLQLSSGVSYLHDKWILHRDLKTSNLLLNNRGQLKIADFGMARYVGDPLPTKLTQLVVTLWYRAPELLLGAREYGPAIDMWSIGCIFGELITREPLLQGGNEMTQLTKIIELCGIPSETSWPGFRKLPNARNLSLPPTALSATSLVRARFPGMTNAGANLLGDLLSLDPSRRPSAKEMLQHEYFHQDPKPKPESLFPTFPSKAGQERRKRPEPHAPARGQTATALSNLDLSIFQGRENEERGAGFVLHML; translated from the exons atgtactccgtatatatTGAGACGATACAATCGGTTCTTGGAAAGAGTAACGCCTACATTGCATGGCTGGATTTTGCCTTTGTATCCTCCAagctaggtact TTGGCATTTAGCTTGGTCGGACTCGCTCCATTTATTCCATGGAacttcctcgtcgctctcctcgcccccctcctccttcggCGTTCCATTCAATTCATTGAAGAATTAATCGCAATCGCTTCTCCTCGCATTCCCGAAGCCTTTCCTCAGACTGCCATCGAACCCTCGGCCAAGTCTGTCACATGTTCCTCCGTGCTCAATTACCAGGGGAGGTCAACCTTTtcctccgtcgtcatggccggcaATGGCCAGTCGAGATGGGCCGATACCGAGGAAGATGTTGAACTTAAGGCGAGGCTCAGGAGAGAGAAAGAAGAGAAGCGACGGAACAAAGCGTTGAAGGGGCACCAGCTCAGGAGAGACGATTCACGCGCAGCCCATGTAGCCTTgccatgcagcagcagcagtgaTGCCCAATGTGAAGAAGGCAACGCTGGCCGAGATGCAAAGCGACGTAAAATCCCCCCCCAGCCGCAGCCGGCCGAAGGACGCGATAGAGATGGACAGGAGAATTCTTCCGTGGGCAAGAAGCAGAACCCGGCCGCGAACATGCTTCGGTTCGAGGCCGGCAGCTGGAGCACGAGCCGAAAGGTCGAACTCTACGAGAAGCTCAACGACATCGAGGAGGGCACCTATGGATGGGTCGCACGGGCAACGAGCAAGGCCACGGGCAAGATCGTGGCCCTCAAACGGTTGAAGACCGAGCCGCACGATAGCGCAGGCCTCCCCGTGACTGGTCTCCGGGAGATTCAAATCCTGAAAGACTGCCACCACCCGAACGTTGTTGGCCTGGAAGAAGTCGTTGTTGGGGCGAATTCATCGGCGCTAGACAG CTCCATATACCTCGTCCTCGAATTTGTCGAGCACGACCTGAAAGGTATTCTCGAGGACATGCCCGAACCCTTCCTCGCGTCCGAAATCAAGAGGCTCCTTCTCCAACTCAGTTCGGGCGTTTCCTATCTTCACGACAAATGGATTCTCCACCGAGACCTCAAGACGTCCAACCTCCTTCTCAACAACCGCGGCCAGCTCAAGATTGCGGATTTTGGCATGGCTCGATACGTCGGCGATCCTCTGCCCACCAAGCTCAcccagctcgtcgtcacgcTCTGGTATCGCGCTCCCGAGCTACTCCTCGGTGCGAGGGAGTATGGGCCGGCCATCGACATGTGGAGCATCGGCTGCATATTCGGTGAACTGATTACCCGAGAGCCGCTGCTGCAAGGGGGCAACGAAATGACTCAATTGACCAAGATCATCGAGCTCTGCGGCATACCCAGCGAAACCTCGTGGCCCGGATTTCGGAAACTACCGAACGCGCGCAACCtttcgctgccgccgacggccttgtcgGCAACCTCTCTCGTCCGCGCTCGGTTTCCTGGCATGACCAACGCCGGCGCCAACCTGCTTGGCGATCTCCTTTCCCTCGACCCGAGCCGGCGCCCTTCGGCAAAGGAGATGCTTCAGCATGAATATTTCCACCAAGACCCGAAGCCGAAACCGGAGAGCCTATTCCCCACCTTTCCAAGCAAGGCGGGCCAGGAGCGCAGGAAGCGACCTGAGCCGCATGCGCCGGCCAGAGGCCAGACAGCCACCGCCTTGAGCAACCTGGATTTGAGCATCTTCCAGGGCAGAGAAAACGAGGAGCGAGGCGCAGGGTTCGTGTTGCATATGCTGTAG
- a CDS encoding WD repeat containing protein 82 — translation MDVVDRSERNGPSLNINRTLNSNPLVSNLSDVISTFRPTKLLRRDDVKDGRPQPHVLSMDFDDAGELLMTSASDETIQIYNVREGRHQKSLLSKKYGVKLAKFTHTSSSIIYASTKQNHAIRYLATHDNSFIRYFEGHDDNVTCLAVHPGTDNFISCSQDNSVRLWDTQTKHWQGQLLLRNPSLAAYDPSGTVFAIACPGSGTILLYDARNYDKAPFATVDVVEQCRGIDPQHVINGWTKLEFSNDGKSLLVGTKGNGHFLLDAFEGNLKAYLHMPGGGTRRPGEAATTINGGAATNSTDADCSGDCCFAPDGRFVISGRSSQDVLVWDTLRPTPENKMMEPSCTLPDKRPAAVVAFNPRFNFFATADEDLVLWLPDPHV, via the exons ATGGACGTCGTCGATCGCTCGGAGCGGAACGGACCATCGCTCAACATCAACAGAACGCTCAACAGCAACCCGCTCGTGTCAAACCTCAGCGATGTCATATCGACGTTTCGTCCAACAAAG CTGCTGCGTCGCGACGATGTCAAGGACGGCCGTCCCCAACCTCACGTCCTTTCTATGGATTTCGACGACGCAGGGGAGCTCCTCATGACGTCGGCCAGCGACGAAACTATACAGATTTACAACGTCAGAGAAGGGCGGCATCAGAAGAGTTTGCTGAGTAAAAAGTACGGCGTCAAGCTGGCCAAGTTCACACACACCAGCTCCAGTATAATATACGCGAGCACGAAACAGAACC ATGCCATACGGTATCTTGCTACGCACGACAATTCTTTCATCCGATACTTTGAGGGTCACGACGACAACGTTACCTGCCTTGCCGTTCATCCTGGCACCGACAATTTCATCTCGTGCTCGCAAGACAACTCCGTCCGCCTCTGGGACACCCAGACCAAGCATTGGCAGGGACAGTTGCTGCTCCGCAACCCTTCCCTTGCCGCGTATGATCCATCGGGCACCGTCTTTGCCATCGCTTGCCCCGGCAGCGGTACGATTCTTCTCTACGACGCGCGAAATTACGACAAAGCCCCATTTGCGACCGTTGATGTAGTAGAACAGTGCCGCGGCATCGATCCGCAGCACGTCATCAACGGATGGACAAAGCTCGAGTTCTCCAATGATGGCAAGTCGCTCCTTGTAGGGACCAAAGGAAACGGCCACTTTTTGCTCGACGCCTTTGAGGGAAATCTCAAGGCGTATCTGCACATGCCTGGTGGGGGAACCAGGCGGCCCGGCGAGGCGGCAACCACGATCAACGGCGGCGCTGCCACCAACTCGACCGACGCGGATTGCAGCGGGGACTGCTGTTTTGCCCCCGACGGACGATTTGTCATAAGCGGAAGATCCAGCCAGGATGTGTTAGTTTGGGACACGCTGAGGCCAACGCCAGAGAACAAGATGATGGAGCCGTCATGTACGCTGCCAGACAAGAGGCCGGCGGCTGTCGTGGCATTTAACCCTCGCTTCAACTTCTTCGCCACGGCAGATGAAGATCTAGTTCTCTGGTTGCCAGATCCCCATGTATAA